Part of the Carassius auratus strain Wakin unplaced genomic scaffold, ASM336829v1 scaf_tig00215255, whole genome shotgun sequence genome is shown below.
tgtttgttgactgtattttttttatttttttaggaagattacagcctttaatctcctcaaaataaatgtgcatataaaacatgaacaatttaattatagctgtatttataaagtgcttactaatgactattcaATTTGGGagaaggctttataaagcatgaactaattatttactaatgcttagctaaggagtgcagctattatgaagtgttaccaatgtacCAATGCacttactaatgttaacaaatgagacattattttaaagtgttaccagatccttaaataatttaaaagtgttttgttatgattttattgacctataagtatttgtgaaatagttctgcttgcatcacagcttagtcttcatctgtgagatCAACAGTTtaactgttacatccatgagattatttaaattcagataaatattatttcacatggtgtcagaggtcagtatcaaatgatttTGAAAGTACTATTTGctgcacaaataagtatttttagatttttttttttaatccctgaaactgtcagaaaaggataaggcctaagagatttcttaagctgtaatgaaaacagcacaattagcaacaacaacaaaaaaataacaatttaaaatacagtttttttctggtgattaaagagatgtttaagtctctctctctctctctctctctttcctctctcttgctgtctttctgccactcagctcatgcccatcccccactcacactctcacacacacacacactctatcacTACACATACTTTCTCTCACATatagtgacagagtgagatcagatgtctgacagttttttaattttttttaatcagacagGGCTGTAAAGTTgtaaaactatgcatatttcctcagaatctcTTGTTTTCTAaatgaagctgcaatttaaaaatacaagacaaagaATGTTTCTCTTTTGAcagttttttcaaaaaaattaccACTGCAAAActgttcaagctaaccaaaatcgattcgcaatttaagttcctcactGTAAAACTTTtcactgtaaatttacagtaaaatactggcagctggGTTGCCagccacatactgtatttttacagaactAGTACTGTAATCAAAATTTACAGTACTAGTTCTGTAAACCGttgtactgtaaatttacagtaaaatactggcaggtGGGTTCCTAAATTTTCCTAAATTTACTGTACTGCACTGTAATTACAAAATACACATTCCACATAATTTTACGGAATTATACTgtctacagcaaaaaaaaaacaaacacctttTTTACAGGGAAAACATTATACTCTGAActttaaacaagaaaacagaAACCAACAACATGATCtgggttttaaaacatttattttaaaagcaataacCAGACATTTGCCTTTTGTAAACACATTTGGCGGAAAtgcaatcagttttttttttttttttacatttaaaaagttagtTGGACacttaacactttataatatagTAATCTTgttatcctttaaaaaaaaatttttattaagatatttaaaGAATAGAGCTTCAAAATGGCTGAAATGGCAGTTGTATTATATAAATGGAATTAATGATGCAGTAATCATAATCACTTTTAATGTACTTGCTGACAGGATCTAAACAAAGTTCCATTCAAAGTCTGAAAGTTTTCGCAGAAGTGAGGAAACTGGTGGGCTTACAGTGGCGTTCTTTTTTTGCACAACTTGGCCAGTTTTCTTTGAAgtcacttttcctttttttttgctttcggTCCACGTTCAGGATTGATGTCAACAAAGCGTCTAAAATgcagaaaagaggaaaaaaacaatgaaatactgtgcatatacagtattgttcaaaataatagcagtacaatgtgactaaccagaataatcaaggtttttcgtatatttttttattgctacgtggcaaacaagttaccagtaggttcagtagattctcagaaaacaaatgagacccagcattcatgatatgcacgctcttaaggctgtgcaattgggcaattagttgaattagttgaaaggggtgtgttcaaaaaaatagcagtgtggcattcaatcactgaggtcatcaattttgtgaagaaacaggtgtgaatcaggtggcccctatttaaggatgaagccaacacttgttgaacatgcatttgaaagctgaggaaaatgggtcgttcaagacattgttcagaagaacagcgtactttgattaaaaagttgattagagaggggaaaacctataaagaggtgcaaaaaatgataggctgttcagctaaaatgatctccaatgccttaaaatggagagcaaaaccagagagacgtggaagaaaacggaagacaaccatcaaaatggatagaagaataaccagaatggcaaaggctcagccaatgatcacctccaggatgatcaaagacagtctggagttacctgtaagtactgtgacagttagaagacgtctgtgtgaagctaatctattttcaagaatcccccgcaaagtccctctgttaaaaaaaaggcatgtgcagaagaggttacaatttgccaaagaacacatcaactggcctaaagagaaatggaggaacattttgtggactgatgagagtaaaattgttctttttgggtccaagggccacaggcagtttgtgagacgacccccaaactctgaattcaagccacagtacacagtgaagacagtgaagcatggaggtgcaagcatcatgatatgggcatgtttctcctactatggtgttgggcctatttatcgcataccagggatcatggatcagtttgcatatgttaaaatacttgaagaggtcatgttgccctatgctgaagaggacatgcccttgaaatggttgtttcaacaagacaatgacccaaaacacactagtaaacgggcaaagtcttggttccaaaccaacaaaattaatgttatggagtggccagcccaatctccagaccttaatccaattgagaacttgtggggtgatatcaaaaatgctgtttctgaagcaaaaccaagaaatgtgaatgaattgtggaatgttgttaaagaatcatggagtggaataacagctgagaggtgccacaagttggttgactccatgccacacagatgtcaagcagttttaaaaaactgtggtcatacaactaaatattagtttagtgattcacaggattgctaaatcccagaaaaaaaaatgtttgtacaaaatcgttttgagtttgtacagtcaaaggtagacactgctatttttttgaacacacccctttcaactaattcaactaattgcccaattgcacagccttaagagcgtgcatatcatgaatgctgggtcttgtttgttttctgacaatctactgaacctactggtaacttgtttgccacgtagcaataaaaaatatactaaaaaccttgattattctggttagtcacattgtactgctattattttgaacaaaactgtagttagagatagagagagagagagagagaaatttaaCGACTGTTCACCCagcttatattaaaataataatcccTTCATCAGGTACTGGATCAGGGCCTACCAGAGTATCTGTTGAAATGCAGCCATAAACCCTGTTTATGTAGAGCACACATTGCCGAATCCAGTCCAAACATTTGTGACTTCATTAATATAACTAAATTTCAACCTAGGGTCCTTTGCACCATGACCTTGAGCCAAATACTAAGTTGTCCAAAAAACTTTTTCAGCAACACCGGTTGATTGCGCAAGCCCTTACAAGCTTTTACCAAATCATGTAAGTGAACTCCACGTCTTTGTTAGCGGTAGCATTCGCCATCAGGcaattgttatttaataaactCCTGatgagggaagtcgtggcctaatggttagagagtcggactcccaatcgaaaggttgcgAGATCGAGTcctgggctggcaggaattgtgggtgtggATAGTGCAtgtaacagttctctctccaccctcgataccatgacttaggtgcccttgagcaaggcatcgaacccccaactgctccccgggcgctgcccactgctccgggtgtgtgctcacagtgtgtgtgtgtgttcactgctctgtgtgtgtgtgcactttggatgggttaaatgcagagcactaattctgagtatgggtcaccatacttggctgaatgtcacgtcactttcactttttcactttcatgtACTTACAAACCTTCCAATCCCTCGTTTTAGGAGTACATAACCTATTTGTACTACTGTAGAAGTTTGGTACCCTTCTGGTCATCATTATTACTGGGGTAATTTACTAGACACAACTTTTGGAAAAGGCTTCTTGgggagggtggggggggggtcggGTGTTTGGCTCATTGTCATGGTGAAAATGACCCTAGGTTGATTTTACTCAAAAGCATCCCTTTAAATACCCTTATTTTACTAAGGCCTAGACATGTAAACAGTAAGttcactgaaatataaaaaatatgtcatatatgactcaccctcatgtcattccaaacctgttagaccacagtttaagatattttagatttagtccgagaactctcagtccctccattcaAGCTGTGTGTCCGGTCTACTGTCCATTTcctgaaaggtaagaaaaacatcatcaaagtagtccatgtgacatcagagggtccgttagaatttgtttgagcatcgaaaatacattttggtccaaaaaaaataacaattacgactttattcaacattgtcttctcttccgggtctgttgtgagagttcacgacgctgctgacgtgttttctggtgcgcccaataacaaagataacacgtcagcagcgtcactgcagtgttgtgaacacactcacaacagacacggaagagaagacaatgctgaataaagtcgtaatttttgttattttttgaccaaaatgtattttcgatgcttcaacatatTCTAACTGacgctctgatgtcacatggactactttgaagatgtttttcttacctttctggacatagacagtataccgtacacgcAAATTCAATGgcgggactgagagctctcggactaaatctaaaataccttaaactgtgtcccgaagataaatggaggtcttacgggtttggaacgacatgagggtgagccattaatgacattattaacatttttctgtgaactaacccTGTAAGCTAAGCCCTgtctgcactgcaaaaaaatgcttttctttttgtctggtttccagtcaaaaaaaaatcctaaatcaagatgcatttactataTACGTAAAATTAGATAAGATATAATGTCTTGTTTTCCAAGTGAATAAttccaaattaagtttttttttcagactggAAACAAGTAAGTAAAGCATGTTTTGCAGTGTGTTAAACCAGATCCATATTGTTATTCCCAGTAGTCAGCTGTACAAAAagttaatgaaaagaaaaatgaagtCCTTAACAAATACTGTCAAGACAAAGGTTAGTGACAATTCAGTCTAAAACATATATGTCAAATATGCTAATGACTTACCTCTGAACAAACTCAAGGGTGCATGATGCCTCTTCCTGGTACTGTAAATTGAAATTATAGGAGGCAAACAGCGCTGCCAGGCCAGTGATGAAGTTGGGCTGTGCTCCTTCACAAACAATTTGACCCTCCAAACTCAACATCCAGAGCTGGTTGCTCAGAGATTgacctttaataaaaataaaaatcagaatgaaaaagtaataataatatttaaaataactattgtcgGTTCCAATTTGTTTCTATGTAGTTTTCTATTCATAATTTTACATAACTGTTAAAAGAACTCTGTTCACAGGATACACCATTTCATTTTGCCTTAGTGGACTTTTGGGTAGGGTTCATCAATACAGTAatactataatttaatttatattattcaatCCTATTTAGAGGAATTTTCCCTGGTTAAATGAAAGTAGTGTTAGAGTTAGTTAGCTGGACTAACCACACAATTTTGCTGAACACAGTTGATTCTTTCATACATATGTTGccaattaaaatctgttttatatttctCATACCATCACCACACTTCCTGAAAAAGTCATACGATATTGAAACAACaccccactgcaaaaaaatcctTTTCTTAGTTACTATTTTGTCTAGTTTCCAGACAAATAACTACAAGTTATTACATCAAGAATAATAAACTAGACAAGTAAAAATTATgtgttgttttctgaaaatggTTTACTTAAACTTCTTTTACATCAACTTAATCTTTACCTTGATTTTTCCATGAACAAAGAAGTTTTCTGCATTGGAACTCCAAAATGTCATCTTTTACGTAAACCAAATCATCCAAGCCTTCGACACCTTGGTCCATGAATTTCTCAACAAGCTGGTTGGTTACATATGGAGATAGGCTTGGCAACACCAACAATACAGCATCTTTCAAGACTTCTTTCATTCCAGACATTATTCTAAAATTGGGAAGGAATGATGAGAGAACAATTACTGACAAGCCACACAATGAATATTCAGGCAGAGGATAGTAATCCAGTAGACTGTCTTGATTTATGCATAGGTAGCCTTGATCTTGTGGTTTCAAGCAATGAACTCCCTGGTCTACAAGACAAAAAGACTGACTTTTCTTTGTGACAAAATACACATTGCTATTGTCATGTACAATAATTAACTGAATGTTCCCAAACACAATTCCCTCATCATTCTTCTGCAAaactaaatgcatgtttaaaaaaaaaagagagagattcatCTGCATTATCTGGCAAAAGTGCATTCTCCAACTGCTCTCTGCCATCACCACAATCAAAGAATTCAGACTGTGGATGTGAGTGTTCGGCCTCACCATGCGGCATCTGATTCTGTACTGAAACATTTGACTGATACCAAATTTGAAAACGGAATTTGGAACATGACTATGGATTTTCATGTGCTGGCAAAATGCTGACAACGATTCAAAAGTACAATCGCAGAACTGACACCATGGCATTTTTGCACGTGGACTAGACACTAACGTACTGAAGCACTTAATAGCACTGGATTTTTCATCAGATTGTAAAACCtgaaacgaagaaaaaaaaaagcagatcatCCAAATGACATGGTAAATCACTCGGTGGAACGAGTGATTTTTAGTTtcgtgattttattttatgtaacctgtttatatatatatatatatatatatatatatatatacacacacacacacacacacacacacacaagtaggTCATGCAAATGAAATGGTATGCTG
Proteins encoded:
- the LOC113094085 gene encoding uncharacterized protein LOC113094085 isoform X2; translated protein: MSGMKEVLKDAVLLVLPSLSPYVTNQLVEKFMDQGVEGLDDLVYVKDDILEFQCRKLLCSWKNQGQSLSNQLWMLSLEGQIVCEGAQPNFITGLAALFASYNFNLQYQEEASCTLEFVQRRFVDINPERGPKAKKKEK
- the LOC113094085 gene encoding uncharacterized protein LOC113094085 isoform X1; this translates as MICFFFSSFQVLQSDEKSSAIKCFSTLVSSPRAKMPWCQFCDCTFESLSAFCQHMKIHSHVPNSVFKFGISQMFQYRIRCRMVRPNTHIHSLNSLIVVMAESSWRMHFCQIMQMNLSLFFLNMHLVLQKNDEGIVFGNIQLIIVHDNSNVYFVTKKSQSFCLVDQGVHCLKPQDQGYLCINQDSLLDYYPLPEYSLCGLSVIVLSSFLPNFRIMSGMKEVLKDAVLLVLPSLSPYVTNQLVEKFMDQGVEGLDDLVYVKDDILEFQCRKLLCSWKNQGQSLSNQLWMLSLEGQIVCEGAQPNFITGLAALFASYNFNLQYQEEASCTLEFVQRRFVDINPERGPKAKKKEK